GCCCGGCCCCCAGTTGTAGGCTGCGAGCCGCGTCTTCATGCTCCCGTAGCGGCTTTCGAGTTGCTTGAGATAGGCGATGCCCATCCGAACGTTCAACACCGGATCGAAGGGAGTCTGCGATCCGCGCCACGGAATATCGAGCCGTGCGGCGAGTTCTTCACCGGTTGAGGGCATGATCTGCATCATCCCCATGGCGCCGACCGTCGACAGCGCATAAGTGTTGCCGCGGCTTTCGATGTGGATCACCGCGATCACGAGATTCGGGTCGATTCCACGCATGTCAGCATCGCGCACGATCGTGGCCGCGACTTGCTCTATTTCCGCTTCGCTGAGTCCCGAACGGCGCTCATTCAGATAACGGATGGCGCGCTCGATCGTCGGGTCGGTCGGGCTTTCTGCGGCGCCAGATGCTGGCGATGCAAGGGACACCGGAGGCGGATCGTGCAACAGCGGCGCCGAAAAGTGGCCGCAAGAAAGTGTTCCAATGGCGAGGCACGACAGCGATGCGAGCAATCTGCGGATCATGGCAGTTAGCCGATGCCTAGGGGCGAGATGCCGAGCGCGTCGATCGCCTTGTAGTTGTTGAGGACCGCGTAGCCGGTAGTGGCGACCACGAGGCCGAAGAAGGCCTTCTTTGCGAGTTTGGGCAGGCGGCGCGTCGTCAG
The sequence above is drawn from the Myxococcales bacterium genome and encodes:
- a CDS encoding transglycosylase SLT domain-containing protein, with amino-acid sequence MIRRLLASLSCLAIGTLSCGHFSAPLLHDPPPVSLASPASGAAESPTDPTIERAIRYLNERRSGLSEAEIEQVAATIVRDADMRGIDPNLVIAVIHIESRGNTYALSTVGAMGMMQIMPSTGEELAARLDIPWRGSQTPFDPVLNVRMGIAYLKQLESRYGSMKTRLAAYNWGPG